The DNA region GATGAAAATATAAAAAAGATCTGAATTTGATAAATATCACTCCTTTTTGTTCTTTAGAAAGCTTATGTCCTTATTTAGGAGATAGACCTAGCAGGACTGAGTATTTGTACATTAAAGGATGTAATAAATCTCTTAACTCGATTTTAGTAAAGCGTGGGTATAGACGATTTGGAAGATATTTTCAAAAGCCAATTTGCGCAAATTGTAATGAGTGCATAAGTGTTAGAGTGGATGCTTTTAAATTTAAGCCAAGCAAAAGCCAAAGAAGGGTAATAAGAAAAAATCAACATATAAGATTTGCTTATCACACGCCTTTTGCGGATGAGGAAAGAGTAGAGCTTTTTAAAAAATTTCACAAATTTAAAAGCTTTCAAAGAGAGTGGAAATATTATGATATAGATGTTTATAAATATTATGATTTATACATTTTAGGATATTTGGATTTTGGCAAGGAAATATCATATTATGATGAAAATGGCAAGCTCATCTGTGTTGATTTAGTTGATATAGCAGATGATGGATTAAGCTCAGTTTATTGTTATTACGATCCAGAATATTTAAATTTAAGTCTTGGTAAATTTTCACTCTTAAATGAGATAGAAATAGCTAAAAAACTAAATTTAAGGTGGATTTATCTAGGATATTATGTAAAAAATTGTCAAAGTTTAGAGTATAAAAAGGACTTTTTACCGCAAGAAAAATTAAAAGAGTATGTAGATTTTGATAAAGAGCCGATTTGGGAAGAGTTTGAAATTTAAAAAGAAATAGTAAGTTTTTAAGCTTACTATTTAATATTATTTTTTAATTGCACTTTTTGGTCGAAAAACTTTCATTTTCGACTCATCTGTTTTTATATAATTTCCACCTATTAAATCAACGCAGTATGGAATAGCAGGAAAAACAGGCTCTAAGCACTCTTTTATTGCTTTTGGCTGACCCGGAAGATTTAAAATAAAACTTCTGTTTCTTACTCCTGCTGTTTGTCTTGAAAGTATTGCTGTTGGGACAAATTTTAAACTTTCTATTCTCATCAATTCTCCAAAACCAGGCAGTATTTTATCACAAATCGCTTCTGTTACCTCAGGTGTAACATCTCTTAAAGCTGGACCAGTGCCACCTGTTGTAAAAACTAAATCACAATTTAACTCATCGCAAAATTTAATCAAATTTGATTTTATTAACTCAAAATCATCAGGTATAACTTCATAAAAAAACTCAATCTCATTAGTTATCCACTCTTGTAAAATTTCTTTTATAGCGTTTCCTGAAATGTCTTTATACTCACCTTTGCTAGCTCTATCACTAAGAGTTAAAATTCCTACTCTTATCATTATTTTCCTTAATTGTTATTTTCTTTTAAAATATCTCTTATTATCTCTTTTGAGATGGTCTCAAATGCAAAAAGATGTTTAGTTATCTCAAATAAAGGCTTTTGCATAGTGCTTAAAAACTCTTTAATCTCTTTTTCATTTTTATTTAAAATATTTAAAATTTCATTTTGATTTGGCACAATAAATTCACCCATAGAATATTCAAAAATCATCTTATGAGAAAGTTCAAGTGCTTTTTTAATGTCAGATTTTGAGTTATTAAAACTATCATTTTTATAAATTTTAAGAGCATTTAGGCCACTTAAATAAACTTTTAGTCTATTTTCTAAGATACTTTTTGAAACTATCTCTTCATCATCTTTTAAAAAATCATCTTCTAAAAGGTTTATTTTTTCAAACTCTACGCCAAACCAATATGCACTAATTGCCTTTGCTGCTTGATAAAGGGCTTGAATTTCTTTTTCTTTTTCACTTAAAATTAGCTCTTTTTTCTTTCCAAATAAAACTTTATTTTTTGTTTTTACAAAGTCATCAAATTCTAAAATTTCACTTTTTCTTTTTAGTGCGTTAATCATAGCCTCATTTACAAAAGTAGCAAGTCCAGCACCGCTAAAACCTACACTTATCCTTGATAATTTACTTAAATCAAGATCAAATTTCTTACCTCTTAAATAAATTTTTAAAATTTCAATCCTATCTTTATAGTTTGGCAGTGAAATAAAAACTCTTCTATCAAATCGCCCAGGTCTTAAAAGTGCATCATCAATCATTTCTATTTTATTGGTTGCACCTATTACAATAACGCCAGAGTTTTCAATAAAGCCATCCATTTCGGTTAAAAGCTGATTTAAAGTAGCTTCTCTTTCATCATTTCTACCTTCGCCTCTACTTTTTCCGATAGCATCAATTTCATCTATAAAAATAATTGATGGAGCATTGCTTTTGGCATTTGCAAAAAGTTCTCTTACTTTTTTTGCACCAACTCCAACATACATTTGAGAGAAATTTGCTCCACTTTCATAATAAAATGGCACTCCAGCTTCACCAGCGATTGCTTTTGCTATTAGCGTTTTTCCAACTCCTGGAGGACCTGCCATTAAAAGTCCTTTTGGTAAATTTATGCCAAGATTTTTATAAATTTTAGGATTTTTTAAAAAATCAACTATTTCAACGATTTCATCTTTTACTTCGCTAATACCAGCAACATCATCTAAAGTTACATTTGAAATAGCAGGTTTAAAGCTATTAGAAAAGTCTATATTATCAGCTGCTTGGGCTTTTTTAAGTTGAGTTTTTAAAGATTTTTTTTGTCTAAGATAAAAGTCTAGAATGATAATAAATAAAAAAGATATTAAAAATAAAACTATCATTTGTGATAAAAATGAAGTTTCATCTTTTTGATAAATTCTTGTTTTTTCATAAAGTTCTTTTAAATTTACAGCCTCTTTTAATACTACATATTCTTTGCCATCAAATTTTAAATATATTTTATTGCCATCAATGTTTGCTTTTTGAATTTTGTTACTATTTAAAATTTGGTTGTATTCGTTAAAATTTAAATAAACAGGTCCATTTCTAAAATAGACAAAACTTAAAAGTCCTATTAAAATAAACAAAAATATTAATGTAATATTTAGTTTATTTAACTTAAAAATTCGTAAAATTTCCTCTTTTTTCAATCTCATATTTTTTTACCTTTATCCAGTTATGAGTAAGATCTTTATCGCTTTTTATGTAAATTTTATTGTAGTATTCATCAAAGCCAGTGAAAAAATCTCCATTTTTTTGTTCAACTAAAACATTTAATTCATTATAGTGTTTTTTTCTAAACTCAAAGTTATTTTGCTCTACGATATCTTGTAAAGTTTTTAATCTTTCTTTTGCTGTTTTTCCATCAACATCTATTTTTAAAGTTGCTGAGTGTGTATCATCTCTTGGTGAGTAGACAAAAGCATGAATATGTGTTAATGGAAAGTTTTTAAAGTTATTTAAAGCTTCAAGCCAAATTTTATCACTTTCTCCTGGATGACCTACGATAAAATCAGTTCCTAGGGCATATCCTTTGCTAGCAAGTTCATTAAAAAGCTCTATATCTTTAAAAGCTTTGTTTCTTCTTCTCATAATTTTTAGCATAGTTTCTGATGTGTGCTGAAGTGCGATGTGAAGGTGTTTTTCAAGCCAAGGCTCATCTAAAAGTTCTTTAAACTCATCATCTATTTGAGATGGTTCTAAACTTCCAAGACGAACTCTTTTAATGCCATTTATTAAGCTTAGTTTTTTTAGGAGTTTTGCAAGGCTAGTTTTTGTATCTTTTCCATAACTTCCAATATTTGTCCCAGTTAAAACTATCTCATTAAAGCCATTATTTGCTAGATTTAAAACTTCGCTTAAAATTTTAGCTTCGTCTTTGCTTCTTGAACTTCCTCTAACGCTTGGAATTATGCAATAACTACAGTTAAAATCACAACCTTCTTGTATTTTAACAAAAGCTTTTGTATATTTTTTAAAATTTTTTACTATACTATTTTGACTTTTATTTATATCTCCAAGATCTATAAATTTGATATTTTTTTCTATGATTTCAGTGATATTTTCTTTTTTTGAAGATCCAAAAACACCAAAAACCTTTCCATTATCAAAAAGCTCTTTTCCTCTACTTATCGCACCGCAACCTGTTAGAAAAACTTTTTTACCATTTTTATTTGCTCTATTTATATAGTTTCTTACATCGCTATCAGCTCCATTTGTAACCGTGCAAGAATTTACTACTATTATGTCAGCCAAGTTTTCATCATCGCAAATTTCATGGTCTTTAAGTGAGTTTTTCATAACTTCACTATCATATATGTTTGTTCTGCAACCAAAAGTTTTAAAGTAAATTTTCAAATTGATTATCCTTTGTTATTAAGCTCTTTATTTTTAAGTTCTTCATTTAAAGCTTTTTTTATCATCTCTTTTTTACTTTCTAAAAGATCTTCTTTTCTAAAAAGTAATGTTTGAGTTGGGTATGCTATTTTAATATCGTCTTCTTTTTCGAAAGCTTCTAAAATTTCACCAGAAATTGTGCTTCTAAGTCCCAAAGTAGCGTAAGAATCGGTCATATACCAAATGCTTATTAAAATACCATATGGTTCAAAAAAATGAAATATTCTTGGTTCAACACTTGGACTTTTTATACTATATTGAGTTCTTAATTTATTCATCTGTTTTTTTGCTATATCTGTATAGCCTTTTGAGTATTGTCTAGCTATATTTTTAACTATGTAAGTTGCTTTTTTATAATTACTATCAAAAGTAAGAAGTATATCAATGCCATCCCAAACTGTTTTCATACCACTGTGAGTGTAGTTTGAGATGAGTTCAGTAAAAATATAATTATTTGGTACAAAAATAATTCTTCCAGCTCTTCTAGTTTCTCTTGTAGTCATTGTAACATCTTCATAAATTGTCATTCTAAGAAGTGAAATATCTATAATATCTCCAACATAAATTTCACCATTTGCCTTTCTTGCTTTTATCCTATCACCAACTCTAAAAGTTCCACCTATCATTATAACGCCCCAGCCAAGCATGCTCATAAACATATCTTTCATAGCAATCGCAAGACCAGCTGATGCAAAACCTAAAACTGTTACTAAGTAAGAAACATTGTCAATATATGCAAAAATTAAAATTAAAATAATTAGTGTAAAATTTAAAAAATTTATAAATTTATTTGCCATATATGATCGTTCGTTATCTTTTATTGATTTTTTAACTATAAATTTAAATATAAAAGATAAAAGAAGTATAAAAATAATCCAACCTGCAATACTAAAAGCTCTTTTAAGTTGAATTTTAATATCAGATCTTACTAAATTTATTCTATCATCAATCCTTTTTCCATAAACATCATATGTTGTTTTTCCAAGACTTTTTGCTGATTTAAACTCAGTTATTGTAAAATTTAATTCACTTAAACTTTTAGTTGTATTTTCATCATTTGGAATATATGAATTTATTGTCATTAAAATATCATTTTTTTCTTTTAGTTTCTCTACTAAAGTTATAATTTGATTAAGTTTAGATTTATACTCGTCTTTTTCTGAGTTTAACTGTTTTATATATGAAAGTCCTGATAATATGGCAAAAGGAGTTGATATTTTTTTGTACTCAGGTATATCTTTTGTTTCAAGAAGCCTAGAAAAAGGCATGCTTTCAAATTCGCTTAATAATAAAATTTGCTCATCATAAATTTTAATATCATCAAGTATAGTTTCTCGTTTATCTTTATTTTTTATATTTTTAAGCTGTTTTTCAAGCTCATTTCTCTCTTTTATTAGTTTTTGATAACTTAGATGATTTTGATACTGAGTAAGCCAAATATTATCTTTTATAGTTTCATTGATATTTTTTAAATCGTTTTGCAAATTTTCAATGATATTTTTAGTAATATTGGCTTCTTTTGTTTGAGTCAAGTCTAAATTTGTCAAATTTTGATCCAGGCTATTTTCAGTTTTATTCACATCGGCAAAAATAGCTACAAAACTTATGAATAATAAAAATAAAACTCTCATTTAAACTCTTTTAAAACTTCTAAAACAATATCTTTTTTTATATCGTCTTTTATAATAAAATTTCCGATACTTTTTGGAAATATAAATTTTATCTTTCCAAGATTAGTCTTTTTATCTAAGAAAAATAAATTATAAAAAAGATTTTCATCTTCTATTTTATAACTAATAGGAAGGTTAAATTTCATCAAAGTTTTTTTAATCAAATTTAACTCATCTATGCTAATTAAACCAAGTTTATAGGCTAAATGATTTGCCATATTCATACCAATTGCCACAGCTTCACCATGAAGATATTTTTTATAATTTGTTTCGTTTTCTATAGCGTGAGCAAATGTGTGACCATAATTTAAAACTGCTCTTATGCCACTTTCTTTTTCATCAAGGCTTACAACTTTTGCTTTTATTTCGTTACATTTTTTAATTATGTAGCTTAAGTCTAGCTCATCTTTTGTAAAATAATCAAATAAATTTTTATCAAATGTAATAGCCATTTTTATAGCTTCACTAATTCCAGCATTAAATTCCTTTTTTGGAAGTGTTGATAAATATCTTTCTTCGCAATAAACTGCAATCGGCTGATGAAATGAACCGATTAAATTCTTACCAAATTTATTATTTATACCTGTTTTTCCACCAACGCTTGCATCAATTTGGGCTAAAAGTGTAGTTGGGATATTTATAAAATTTATTCCTCTTTCATAAATACTTGCTGCAAAACCAGTTATATCACTTACTACACCTCCACCAAATGATATAAGTGTGCTTTTTCTATCAAGTTTTGCTATAAAGAGTTGTTCTAAAATATCATTTAAAGTTTTAAAATTTTTATATTCTTCACCATCAGGAATTGAAATTATATGCAAGTTGTCGCATTTTATCTTTGGAAGCAGATCTTTTAGCCAAAGCCCAGCAACTGTTTGATTTGTAATGATTGCTACTTTGCCTTTTAAATTTATTTCATCTAGTTCATTTATAAAAATTTTATAACTTTTTTCTTTTAAATCTATATTGATTGCCACTTTTTTACCTTTTAAATTTCATAAAAATCCGGGATGAAAAGCTGATAATTTTGACTTATTGCAAAATATAATTCATCTAAATCCTTACTAAAAACAGAGGTTGGTTTCCTATGTAAAACTTTATCATTAAATGGGACAAAATGCAAGAAATTTTCTTCATTTTTTAATTTTAAAAATGGATTTTGCGCATCATCTTCTATTATAAAAAGTTCTTTTTTAAAAAGTTCTGCTAGGTCTTTATATCTAGCTATTAACTCTTGATTTTTTTCTTGTGCATAATAGTGCAAATAAACATCAAGTCCAAGTTGTCCACAAAGATCAAAAACAACACTTGCTTCACTTGCATTGCTTTTATCGCTCATTAAAACAACACCTTTTTTAAGATCTTTCACGTCCCCTTTTCCAAGTGTTAAAACAGGAACTTTTAGCTCATACAAGCTTTTTTTATGTTTTTCGAAAAATGCATTATCTGAAATAACCATACCAACTTTATGTTTTACAATATCACTTTTCATAACTTCTGGACTATTTTTTGAATACTCTATTAAAATTTCACAACTTTCATCATCATCAAGTTTTTTTATCTCTTCAAACATTTTCGTTAAAGTAGGGTTTATAACCCTTATATAAAGTTTGTGATTTGTGACAGATTCGTTTAGATATTTTACATTTTTAATTATTTTTTCAAAATCATCTTGGCATAAGTTTATCATATCTACTATCAAGTAGAAATTTATTCCAAAAGGAGATGGAAACTGACCTTTTGACTCTTTTATGGCTTTGTAAACATCTTGCAATACATTTGGCTCACCTACAACAAGTAGCGTGTCATTTGGAAAAATCATAGTACCAAATTGCGCTGTAATAGCTTTATTATGTCTATAAATCATCGGTATTTTAAACTCTTTTTGAGTGCTAAAAAGTCCAATTTTTTTATACGAAAAAGAGCTTCCTATTGGAACTTTAACTTCCATTATTTCGCCTTTTCCAAGTCCTATACTATCAGCTAAAATAGGGTGATCTGGAAGATAGCCAATAAGTCTTGAAGTAAGAATTGATAAAGCATCTATTATTTTAGTGTGATTATCATCATCTATTTCGTCTAAAAGCCCCCATTTATCTAAAAGATAAATTTCTTTATTCTTATCTATTTTTCTTAAATTCTGATATACACTAAAAGTATCAATTTTTTCATCCATTATAACCATAAAAATATCAAATTTTTCATGTATGCCAAGTCTTAATTTTTCAAAGCTTGTTGGATCAAATCTTTGAATTGTTATATTTTCGCCTTTTAGCTTTTGGCTTATTGTAATGTCTTTATAGCTTATTATTGTATATTTGTGCTTTAATGTTTTAAGCTCTATTATAGTTTCTAAGAAATATTTAGCTAAAATGCCATCAGCAATGATTAAAATATTTTTCATTCTTTACTCCAAAATTTAAAAGGATATTATAGCAAAATGGAATTTAATATAGATAAAATAGACGGCAATGCTAGGGCTTGCACGATAAAAACAACTCATAGCACTATACAAACTCCTATTTTTATGCCAGTTGGCACTGTTGGAGCAGTAAAAAGCTTAGATGCATTTGATTTAATGCAAACTTTAGATGCTAAAATAATTTTAGCAAATACCTATCACATGTATCTTCGCCCAGGTTCAAAAATAGTAAAAAATTTTGGCGGACTTCATGGTTTTACTAAATTTAATAGAAGCTTTCTAACAGATAGTGGTGGATTTCAAGCTTTTAGTTTAAGTGATATTTCAAAACCAGATGAAAATGGGATCAAGTTTAGATCTCACATTGATGGAAGTAAGCACTATTTTACTCCTAAATCAGTTCTTGATATTCAATATGATTTAGGAAGTGATATTATGATGATTTTAGATGATTTAGTAGGACTTCCAGCAACTAAAAAAAGAGTTGATGAAAGCATTAAAAGGACTATTAAATGGGCAAAAGAGGCCATTGATTATCATAAATTAAACCAAAACAAAGGAATTGGTATAAATCAAAATCTTTTTGGAATCATTCAAGGAGGAACTGATTACGAAGCAAGAAAATTTTGTGCTCAAAAATTATGTGAAATGGAATTTGATGGACTTGCTATTGGCGGACTTAGCGTTGGAGAAAGCAATGAGGAGATGTATGATACGGTTGAAGGAGTAATGCCATTTGTTGATAAAAATAGACCAAGATATTTAATGGGAGTAGGAACGCCTGAGGATTTAGTAGAAAACATAGAAAGAGGCGTTGATATGTTTGATTGTGTTATGCCATCAAGGAATGCAAGAAATGGTACTTTATTTACCAGTTTTGGAAAAATTAATATAAAAGGTGCTAAATTTATAAATGACCATGAACCAGTTGATAAAACATGCAATTGTCATACTTGCAAAAATTATAGTCGTGCATATTTAAACCATCTTTATCGCTCAAAAGAACTTACTTTTTACCGTCTTGCCACGCTTCATAATTTACATTATTATTTAAATTTGGTAAAAGATGCTAGAGAAGCAATTTTAAAAGGAAAATTTAGCGAGTTTAAAAAAGAGTTTTATAGTTTAAGAAGTTAGATTTTTGCATCTAAAGAAATGACTTTGTAAGTTTTATAAATTCTTAAAATTCAAAAATAAAAAATTTAAAATTAGAGTTTTGAAAGGCAGAGTTTTTTCTCTGCCTTTTTTGTTTTAGAAAAAGCCTTTTAAAAGATTTTTAACACCATCTTTTAATGAGTCTTCTTCGCTATTTTCATCATTATCTAAAGAGCTATTATCATCTTTAACATTATTTTTTTTGCCACCCAAAAGCTTATCAAGCCCCTTATCTATAACTTTATCAAGTTTTTGTTCTAAATATTTTGAGCTAACATTTACTTTTGGATCTTTTGTAGTTCCTGTAACATCAGCAGAAATATCTGTTTTTTCAATATTCATTAAAACAGGAATATTTATTTTTGATGTTTTTGTATCAAGAGTTCCTTTTGTTACATTTAAATCCATTTTAGGAGCTTTCATTTGGGATTTAAACTCAATGAATCCTTGATTTATA from Campylobacter ureolyticus includes:
- the aroB gene encoding 3-dehydroquinate synthase; its protein translation is MAINIDLKEKSYKIFINELDEINLKGKVAIITNQTVAGLWLKDLLPKIKCDNLHIISIPDGEEYKNFKTLNDILEQLFIAKLDRKSTLISFGGGVVSDITGFAASIYERGINFINIPTTLLAQIDASVGGKTGINNKFGKNLIGSFHQPIAVYCEERYLSTLPKKEFNAGISEAIKMAITFDKNLFDYFTKDELDLSYIIKKCNEIKAKVVSLDEKESGIRAVLNYGHTFAHAIENETNYKKYLHGEAVAIGMNMANHLAYKLGLISIDELNLIKKTLMKFNLPISYKIEDENLFYNLFFLDKKTNLGKIKFIFPKSIGNFIIKDDIKKDIVLEVLKEFK
- the mtaB gene encoding tRNA (N(6)-L-threonylcarbamoyladenosine(37)-C(2))-methylthiotransferase MtaB; this encodes MKIYFKTFGCRTNIYDSEVMKNSLKDHEICDDENLADIIVVNSCTVTNGADSDVRNYINRANKNGKKVFLTGCGAISRGKELFDNGKVFGVFGSSKKENITEIIEKNIKFIDLGDINKSQNSIVKNFKKYTKAFVKIQEGCDFNCSYCIIPSVRGSSRSKDEAKILSEVLNLANNGFNEIVLTGTNIGSYGKDTKTSLAKLLKKLSLINGIKRVRLGSLEPSQIDDEFKELLDEPWLEKHLHIALQHTSETMLKIMRRRNKAFKDIELFNELASKGYALGTDFIVGHPGESDKIWLEALNNFKNFPLTHIHAFVYSPRDDTHSATLKIDVDGKTAKERLKTLQDIVEQNNFEFRKKHYNELNVLVEQKNGDFFTGFDEYYNKIYIKSDKDLTHNWIKVKKYEIEKRGNFTNF
- a CDS encoding mechanosensitive ion channel family protein, whose protein sequence is MRVLFLLFISFVAIFADVNKTENSLDQNLTNLDLTQTKEANITKNIIENLQNDLKNINETIKDNIWLTQYQNHLSYQKLIKERNELEKQLKNIKNKDKRETILDDIKIYDEQILLLSEFESMPFSRLLETKDIPEYKKISTPFAILSGLSYIKQLNSEKDEYKSKLNQIITLVEKLKEKNDILMTINSYIPNDENTTKSLSELNFTITEFKSAKSLGKTTYDVYGKRIDDRINLVRSDIKIQLKRAFSIAGWIIFILLLSFIFKFIVKKSIKDNERSYMANKFINFLNFTLIILILIFAYIDNVSYLVTVLGFASAGLAIAMKDMFMSMLGWGVIMIGGTFRVGDRIKARKANGEIYVGDIIDISLLRMTIYEDVTMTTRETRRAGRIIFVPNNYIFTELISNYTHSGMKTVWDGIDILLTFDSNYKKATYIVKNIARQYSKGYTDIAKKQMNKLRTQYSIKSPSVEPRIFHFFEPYGILISIWYMTDSYATLGLRSTISGEILEAFEKEDDIKIAYPTQTLLFRKEDLLESKKEMIKKALNEELKNKELNNKG
- a CDS encoding arginyltransferase, encoding MINITPFCSLESLCPYLGDRPSRTEYLYIKGCNKSLNSILVKRGYRRFGRYFQKPICANCNECISVRVDAFKFKPSKSQRRVIRKNQHIRFAYHTPFADEERVELFKKFHKFKSFQREWKYYDIDVYKYYDLYILGYLDFGKEISYYDENGKLICVDLVDIADDGLSSVYCYYDPEYLNLSLGKFSLLNEIEIAKKLNLRWIYLGYYVKNCQSLEYKKDFLPQEKLKEYVDFDKEPIWEEFEI
- the mog gene encoding molybdopterin adenylyltransferase, with amino-acid sequence MIRVGILTLSDRASKGEYKDISGNAIKEILQEWITNEIEFFYEVIPDDFELIKSNLIKFCDELNCDLVFTTGGTGPALRDVTPEVTEAICDKILPGFGELMRIESLKFVPTAILSRQTAGVRNRSFILNLPGQPKAIKECLEPVFPAIPYCVDLIGGNYIKTDESKMKVFRPKSAIKK
- a CDS encoding AAA family ATPase, encoding MRLKKEEILRIFKLNKLNITLIFLFILIGLLSFVYFRNGPVYLNFNEYNQILNSNKIQKANIDGNKIYLKFDGKEYVVLKEAVNLKELYEKTRIYQKDETSFLSQMIVLFLISFLFIIILDFYLRQKKSLKTQLKKAQAADNIDFSNSFKPAISNVTLDDVAGISEVKDEIVEIVDFLKNPKIYKNLGINLPKGLLMAGPPGVGKTLIAKAIAGEAGVPFYYESGANFSQMYVGVGAKKVRELFANAKSNAPSIIFIDEIDAIGKSRGEGRNDEREATLNQLLTEMDGFIENSGVIVIGATNKIEMIDDALLRPGRFDRRVFISLPNYKDRIEILKIYLRGKKFDLDLSKLSRISVGFSGAGLATFVNEAMINALKRKSEILEFDDFVKTKNKVLFGKKKELILSEKEKEIQALYQAAKAISAYWFGVEFEKINLLEDDFLKDDEEIVSKSILENRLKVYLSGLNALKIYKNDSFNNSKSDIKKALELSHKMIFEYSMGEFIVPNQNEILNILNKNEKEIKEFLSTMQKPLFEITKHLFAFETISKEIIRDILKENNN
- the tgt gene encoding tRNA guanosine(34) transglycosylase Tgt, encoding MEFNIDKIDGNARACTIKTTHSTIQTPIFMPVGTVGAVKSLDAFDLMQTLDAKIILANTYHMYLRPGSKIVKNFGGLHGFTKFNRSFLTDSGGFQAFSLSDISKPDENGIKFRSHIDGSKHYFTPKSVLDIQYDLGSDIMMILDDLVGLPATKKRVDESIKRTIKWAKEAIDYHKLNQNKGIGINQNLFGIIQGGTDYEARKFCAQKLCEMEFDGLAIGGLSVGESNEEMYDTVEGVMPFVDKNRPRYLMGVGTPEDLVENIERGVDMFDCVMPSRNARNGTLFTSFGKINIKGAKFINDHEPVDKTCNCHTCKNYSRAYLNHLYRSKELTFYRLATLHNLHYYLNLVKDAREAILKGKFSEFKKEFYSLRS